Proteins encoded together in one Terriglobus saanensis SP1PR4 window:
- a CDS encoding glycosyl hydrolase: MHAHALKETPGRFSQSRIATILCICFVISQGATAQSDKDTVAKGFETPPSSAQPRVWWHWMNGNISKEGIKLDLEWMHRSGIAGFQNFDAALETPQVVDKRLVYMTPEWKDAFKYATTLADSLGMEEAIAGSPGWSETGGPWVPPSEGMKKYVWSETSVEGGRPFNGKLAHPPSNTGAFQNIGVRDVMDAGIAPPQFYADSAVIAYRRPKGDVSLDSLHAKMTASSGSPDLNLLSDGDLSKMMKLPIPEAGDAWVQWEFPTAQRVRSLTIVAANIPEIVGALTGIGDPKKSVQVSNDGTAFREIAIVPDHGAPEHTITLPDVNARFIRVVFERGASPHMPSWAEGIDPASLGFKVPPKPTGYEVAELSLHVGARVNRFEEKAAFTTMDDIYGFATPTVDKDDSISKADVIDLTGKMQPDGTLDWTPPVGDWVVLRFGYSLLGITNHPATKEATGLEVDKLNHAYVKKYMNGYLDSYKETVGADWMGKRGIRYVITDSWEAGSQNWTDNMIDQFKKRRGYDPLPWMPVLTGHVVESAPASDQFLWDFRKTIADLIADEHYGQVQASLKARNIGHYGESHESGRAFVADGMEVKKLDDIPMAAMWTQTPGVNHEQFAFNADDRESASVAHIYGQNLVAAESMTAGAAPWAWSPSTLKPTADQEFLNGINRFVIHESAHQPLIGKAPGLTLGPFGQWFNRNETWAEQARPWIDYLARTSYLLQQGHFGADVVYFYGEDSNLTAIFKDKAPNIPAGYGFDYINADGLIHELKASNGRITTASGMSYRVLGLDPYSKQMSLPVLRAIHKLVEEGATLAGPGPEKDPSLADDHAEFARLSRDLFGDGTGIHKVGKGIVYAGQSLDDVFHALNLKPDFDYTKPGADTRLLFVHRRLADGDVYFVDNRSDHPASVDASFRVAGKVPQLWHAETGKSEPVSYAIADGHTTVPLKLEPWGTVFVVFREKSKAMSYTVPATHETELAILDGHWDLSFQPDRGAPATASFESLISWPDSSDAGIKYFSGTGTYSKTINASADWLRKNTQIWLDLGDVKNIAEVTLNGKSLGQVWHAPYRVNLTSALKPGKNELSVKVTNAWVNRLIGDQQSDAKVKYTFADVKPYKANSPLLPSGLLGPVKIYGVSH; the protein is encoded by the coding sequence ATGCACGCACATGCTCTTAAAGAGACACCCGGAAGGTTCTCGCAGTCGCGCATTGCCACCATCCTCTGCATCTGTTTTGTTATCTCTCAGGGCGCGACGGCGCAATCCGACAAAGACACCGTGGCGAAGGGGTTTGAAACTCCTCCGTCTTCTGCACAGCCTCGCGTCTGGTGGCACTGGATGAACGGCAACATTAGCAAGGAAGGGATCAAGCTGGATCTTGAGTGGATGCATCGCTCTGGCATTGCTGGCTTCCAGAACTTCGATGCTGCTTTGGAGACGCCGCAAGTCGTCGACAAGCGCCTGGTTTACATGACGCCTGAGTGGAAGGATGCGTTCAAATACGCAACCACCCTCGCAGACAGCCTGGGCATGGAAGAGGCCATTGCTGGCTCCCCTGGATGGAGCGAGACTGGCGGCCCCTGGGTGCCTCCATCCGAAGGGATGAAGAAGTACGTCTGGTCCGAGACGTCCGTTGAAGGCGGCAGGCCCTTCAACGGCAAACTCGCTCATCCGCCATCGAACACAGGGGCTTTTCAAAACATCGGAGTCCGCGATGTTATGGACGCTGGCATTGCCCCACCACAGTTCTACGCAGACTCCGCGGTGATCGCATACCGCAGACCGAAGGGTGATGTTTCTCTCGATTCTCTTCACGCGAAGATGACCGCCAGTTCGGGCTCTCCTGATCTAAACCTTCTCAGCGATGGCGATCTTTCCAAGATGATGAAGCTTCCCATTCCGGAGGCCGGCGACGCCTGGGTTCAGTGGGAGTTCCCCACCGCGCAACGTGTTCGCTCTCTGACCATCGTTGCAGCGAACATACCCGAGATCGTCGGAGCCCTGACTGGCATTGGTGATCCGAAGAAGTCGGTTCAAGTGAGCAACGATGGCACAGCCTTCCGCGAGATCGCAATCGTTCCCGACCATGGCGCTCCAGAGCATACCATCACGCTGCCTGACGTGAATGCCCGGTTCATTCGCGTCGTCTTCGAGCGAGGTGCTTCGCCTCATATGCCTTCCTGGGCTGAGGGCATCGATCCCGCATCGCTAGGCTTCAAAGTTCCGCCGAAACCGACGGGCTATGAGGTCGCGGAACTATCACTGCATGTGGGCGCTCGCGTGAACCGCTTCGAAGAGAAGGCTGCGTTCACCACAATGGATGACATCTATGGATTCGCAACACCCACTGTCGACAAAGACGACAGCATCTCAAAGGCCGACGTGATCGACCTTACCGGCAAGATGCAGCCGGACGGCACTCTGGACTGGACGCCACCGGTTGGCGACTGGGTCGTCCTGCGCTTTGGGTACTCCCTGCTGGGCATCACAAATCATCCCGCGACGAAGGAGGCCACCGGACTCGAAGTCGATAAGCTAAACCACGCTTATGTGAAGAAGTACATGAATGGATACCTAGACAGTTATAAGGAGACTGTCGGCGCGGATTGGATGGGCAAGCGCGGCATTCGCTACGTCATCACCGACAGCTGGGAGGCAGGTTCCCAGAACTGGACCGACAACATGATCGACCAGTTCAAGAAACGTCGCGGCTACGACCCGCTCCCCTGGATGCCGGTGCTCACAGGCCATGTTGTCGAAAGCGCTCCCGCCAGCGATCAGTTTCTATGGGACTTCCGCAAAACCATCGCCGACCTGATTGCAGATGAGCACTATGGGCAAGTACAGGCCTCTCTCAAAGCGAGGAACATAGGCCACTATGGAGAGTCTCATGAATCCGGACGCGCCTTCGTCGCCGATGGCATGGAGGTCAAGAAGCTCGATGATATTCCAATGGCCGCCATGTGGACCCAGACACCAGGCGTAAACCATGAGCAGTTTGCCTTCAACGCAGACGATCGCGAGTCCGCTTCGGTCGCACACATCTACGGCCAGAACCTTGTGGCGGCAGAGTCCATGACAGCCGGTGCGGCGCCGTGGGCATGGTCGCCTTCCACGCTGAAACCCACAGCCGATCAGGAGTTTCTAAATGGCATCAACCGCTTCGTCATCCATGAGTCCGCGCATCAACCGCTGATCGGTAAAGCTCCTGGTCTCACGCTCGGGCCCTTCGGACAGTGGTTCAATCGCAACGAAACATGGGCCGAGCAGGCACGTCCATGGATCGACTACCTGGCTCGCACCAGCTACCTCCTACAGCAAGGACACTTCGGAGCCGACGTCGTTTACTTCTATGGCGAGGATTCAAACCTCACCGCTATCTTCAAAGACAAAGCCCCGAACATTCCCGCTGGCTATGGCTTCGATTACATCAACGCCGATGGCCTGATCCACGAGTTGAAAGCCTCGAACGGCCGAATCACCACTGCAAGCGGAATGAGCTATCGCGTACTTGGTCTCGATCCGTACAGCAAACAGATGTCCCTGCCAGTCCTGCGTGCTATTCACAAACTTGTGGAAGAAGGCGCAACGCTCGCAGGTCCCGGGCCCGAGAAAGATCCCAGCCTCGCCGACGACCATGCAGAGTTCGCCAGGCTCAGCCGCGATCTCTTTGGTGATGGCACAGGCATCCACAAAGTGGGCAAGGGTATCGTCTATGCGGGTCAGAGCCTTGACGATGTCTTCCATGCTCTCAACCTCAAACCTGACTTCGACTACACCAAACCGGGAGCCGACACGCGCCTCCTCTTCGTCCACCGCAGGCTGGCAGATGGAGACGTGTACTTCGTAGACAATCGCAGCGATCACCCCGCAAGTGTCGATGCAAGTTTTCGCGTGGCTGGCAAAGTGCCTCAGCTCTGGCATGCCGAAACCGGCAAGTCCGAACCCGTCTCATACGCTATCGCCGACGGACACACGACCGTTCCCCTGAAACTCGAGCCCTGGGGAACAGTTTTTGTGGTCTTCCGTGAGAAATCGAAAGCTATGTCGTACACCGTTCCTGCTACTCACGAGACAGAGCTGGCCATCCTCGATGGGCATTGGGATCTGAGTTTCCAACCGGACCGTGGTGCTCCCGCGACAGCCTCCTTCGAGAGCCTTATCTCATGGCCTGATAGCTCCGACGCTGGAATCAAGTACTTCTCGGGGACGGGCACATACAGCAAAACCATCAACGCCTCCGCGGACTGGTTAAGGAAGAACACCCAAATTTGGCTCGACCTGGGCGACGTCAAAAATATCGCTGAGGTCACTCTCAACGGCAAATCGCTTGGTCAAGTCTGGCATGCTCCTTACCGAGTCAACCTTACAAGCGCTCTCAAGCCCGGAAAAAATGAGCTCTCGGTCAAGGTCACCAACGCATGGGTCAACCGGCTCATCGGCGACCAACAGTCAGACGCAAAGGTAAAGTACACCTTCGCCGACGTGAAGCCCTACAAGGCCAACTCGCCGCTATTGCCGTCCGGTCTGCTCGGTCCCGTAAAAATCTATGGGGTGTCTCATTAA
- a CDS encoding amidohydrolase family protein, with protein sequence MDRRTLLKSGLYMAGALTTGDAFASQRIPVIDTHVHLFDPNRPGGVPWPEPSDLVLYKPALPDRYERLAHNFGVVGAIAIEASPLSSDNDWLLTIAKKYPLIVGIIGDLIPGSSEFAGELERLHKDPLYLGLRYGNLWGRNLVEDVHRAGFLDGLKLLSQAHLVFESANLNPALIRTIATIAERIPDLTIVLDHLPHADQPKAPAEIIEYRHSLRTLGGAPRVFIKLSEIPLEKNGKVSTDVSSYRGNLDELWNIFGEDKTLFGSDWPNSDHILPYIETVSILKQYAANKSRTAQEKLFWKNSILAYRWHPRLPNQPS encoded by the coding sequence ATGGATCGCAGAACACTCCTCAAGTCCGGTCTGTATATGGCTGGCGCTCTGACTACCGGAGATGCCTTCGCGTCACAACGCATCCCTGTCATCGACACACACGTCCATCTCTTCGATCCTAACCGCCCTGGCGGGGTTCCGTGGCCCGAACCCTCCGACCTTGTCCTTTACAAACCTGCCCTGCCCGACCGCTACGAGCGGCTCGCTCACAACTTCGGTGTCGTCGGCGCTATCGCTATCGAGGCCAGCCCTCTGTCCAGCGATAACGACTGGCTGCTCACCATCGCGAAAAAGTATCCCCTGATCGTCGGCATCATCGGAGACCTCATCCCTGGCTCATCTGAGTTCGCAGGCGAGCTTGAGCGCCTGCATAAGGATCCCCTCTACCTCGGCCTTCGCTACGGCAATCTCTGGGGACGCAATCTCGTTGAAGATGTACATCGTGCCGGTTTTCTGGACGGATTGAAGCTCCTCTCACAGGCCCATCTCGTCTTCGAGAGCGCCAATCTCAACCCCGCCCTGATCCGCACGATCGCAACCATCGCCGAGCGCATCCCCGATCTCACCATCGTCCTCGATCACCTTCCCCACGCCGACCAACCCAAAGCTCCAGCCGAGATCATCGAATACAGGCACTCCCTCCGGACCTTGGGCGGCGCTCCCCGAGTCTTTATCAAACTCTCAGAGATTCCTCTCGAAAAAAACGGCAAGGTATCGACTGACGTCAGCTCCTATCGGGGAAACCTGGATGAGCTATGGAATATCTTCGGCGAGGATAAGACCCTCTTCGGCAGCGATTGGCCCAATAGCGACCATATACTGCCATATATCGAGACGGTCAGCATCTTGAAACAATACGCTGCAAACAAGAGCCGCACAGCCCAGGAAAAACTCTTCTGGAAGAACTCGATCCTTGCCTATAGATGGCACCCGCGCCTTCCAAACCAGCCGAGCTAG
- a CDS encoding anti-sigma factor family protein encodes MVIECKHVWNYISEYLDRTLDAATRDTVQRHLEHCEICSAILDSTRNILVLTADDRVFELPLGFSERLHSRLEQEFTKDPPLRPA; translated from the coding sequence ATGGTCATAGAGTGCAAACATGTATGGAATTACATCTCTGAATATCTGGATAGAACGCTGGACGCTGCCACGCGCGACACGGTGCAACGCCACCTGGAGCACTGTGAGATCTGTTCAGCGATCTTGGATTCTACGCGCAACATTCTCGTGCTCACGGCGGACGACCGCGTGTTCGAGTTGCCTCTTGGTTTCAGCGAGCGTCTTCACTCGCGCCTGGAGCAAGAGTTTACGAAAGATCCGCCACTAAGGCCTGCTTAG
- a CDS encoding sigma-70 family RNA polymerase sigma factor — MEQRDEQQMIAAILAGDARLFHELIRPYERSVYAMAFSFLRNEADAEDAAQEAFLKAFHNLASFRGESKFGTWLVSIVLNEARSRLRRKSAVRIESLNEDPDEPGHVSPALLRDWREIPSEALERQEIKLLLQEAVTSLPEIYREVFVLRDVEELSIVEAAEILQVSIGAIKVRLHRARLMLQKSLAPQLKRLNPKRRWFQWS, encoded by the coding sequence ATGGAACAGCGCGATGAACAGCAAATGATCGCAGCGATTCTCGCGGGCGATGCACGACTGTTTCATGAACTGATCCGGCCCTACGAACGTAGTGTGTATGCGATGGCATTCTCGTTTCTGCGCAATGAGGCGGACGCCGAGGATGCTGCGCAGGAAGCTTTTTTGAAGGCTTTCCACAACCTTGCCAGCTTTCGCGGCGAGTCAAAATTCGGGACATGGCTCGTAAGCATCGTGCTGAATGAGGCGCGAAGCCGGTTGCGGCGGAAAAGTGCCGTGAGGATAGAGTCGCTCAACGAAGACCCGGATGAGCCAGGGCATGTATCTCCGGCGCTGCTGCGGGATTGGCGAGAAATTCCGTCCGAAGCGCTTGAGCGACAGGAGATCAAGCTACTGCTCCAGGAGGCTGTTACTTCGCTTCCTGAAATTTATCGTGAAGTCTTTGTGCTGCGCGATGTGGAAGAGTTGAGCATCGTCGAAGCTGCCGAAATACTGCAGGTAAGCATCGGAGCGATCAAAGTTCGATTGCATCGCGCGCGACTAATGTTGCAAAAGAGTCTCGCGCCACAACTAAAGCGACTGAATCCAAAGAGGAGGTGGTTCCAATGGTCATAG
- a CDS encoding DoxX family protein — protein sequence MKHLINWYTRFTAATSHLQSPMLLAVRLYWGWQFMTNGWGKLHGLAKITDFFASLNIPLPALSAHFVSGLEFLGGILLVLGLATRFVGLLLAGNMLVAYWTADHEALTSIFSDPGKFYVADPYTFLFASLMVMIFGAGIFSVDYLLEKKYVKGKVA from the coding sequence ATGAAACATTTAATCAACTGGTACACGCGCTTTACTGCGGCAACCTCGCACTTGCAATCGCCGATGCTGTTGGCTGTGCGGCTCTACTGGGGTTGGCAGTTTATGACAAACGGCTGGGGCAAACTGCATGGTCTGGCGAAGATTACTGATTTCTTCGCAAGTTTGAATATTCCATTACCCGCCTTGAGTGCTCATTTTGTATCTGGGCTGGAGTTTTTGGGAGGGATTCTGTTGGTTCTTGGATTGGCTACACGATTCGTCGGGCTACTTCTAGCTGGCAATATGCTGGTAGCCTACTGGACGGCGGATCATGAAGCGTTGACCTCGATCTTCTCCGATCCTGGCAAGTTTTATGTCGCTGATCCCTATACGTTTCTCTTCGCTTCATTGATGGTGATGATTTTTGGGGCGGGGATCTTCTCAGTCGACTATCTCCTGGAGAAAAAGTACGTCAAGGGCAAGGTTGCGTAG
- a CDS encoding DUF1223 domain-containing protein yields MLVGLAAIFTGTILLLSPSSKSVAFQTERAAKPKAILVELFTSEGCSSCPPADALLREINGSSTRNGQLIVGISEHVTYWNQLGWADPYSAPTYTDRQNAYANRFHLDSVYTPQMVVNGTDQFVGSDHASLQRALQHQQDKPETVAIQILSANIDGRVLALRFSAKPGDSRKAVDLFAVIADDADRTSVYRGENTGRILSHVFVARIFIRIAKLKPTPGQTIQLPLPGSFVASQPHHLILFAQATDSGDVLGVDTRPF; encoded by the coding sequence ATGTTAGTTGGGTTGGCAGCAATTTTCACGGGAACGATTCTGCTCCTCTCTCCCTCATCAAAATCGGTCGCTTTTCAGACCGAGCGTGCCGCGAAACCCAAAGCCATACTTGTTGAACTTTTCACTTCCGAGGGTTGCTCCAGCTGCCCGCCTGCAGACGCTCTCCTGCGCGAGATCAATGGCAGCTCTACCCGCAATGGCCAGTTAATTGTCGGCATCAGTGAGCACGTCACCTACTGGAACCAGCTCGGCTGGGCCGATCCCTATTCAGCCCCCACCTACACCGACCGCCAGAATGCCTACGCCAATCGCTTTCACCTTGACAGCGTCTACACCCCCCAGATGGTTGTTAACGGCACCGACCAATTTGTTGGAAGTGACCATGCCAGCCTGCAGCGAGCCCTTCAGCATCAGCAGGACAAGCCCGAAACCGTCGCCATCCAGATTCTCTCCGCCAATATCGATGGCCGTGTGCTCGCGCTTCGCTTCTCCGCCAAGCCAGGCGACTCCCGCAAAGCCGTCGACCTCTTCGCCGTCATAGCCGACGATGCCGACCGAACCAGCGTCTACCGCGGCGAAAACACCGGTCGCATCCTTTCTCACGTCTTCGTAGCCCGCATCTTCATCCGTATCGCCAAACTAAAGCCGACACCCGGCCAAACCATTCAGCTTCCACTTCCAGGATCCTTCGTTGCGTCGCAACCACACCACCTCATTCTCTTTGCGCAGGCTACTGACAGCGGTGATGTTCTTGGAGTAGACACAAGGCCTTTTTAG
- a CDS encoding DUF692 domain-containing protein → MPANRFNGFTDYGVGIGLRVPHYEHIFTEKPVVDWFEIISENYMVDGGRPLHVLDQILDQYRVVQHGVSMYFGSAQPLDREHLKRLKTLTKRTKTPWLSDHLCWGSVDGTYTHDLLPLPYTFEAARITAQRIREVQDFLEIPIAVENVSSYAEFHESEMTEWEFLNEVVHAADCGILLDVNNIYVSSQNHNFDPMVYVDAVPADRVAQVHIAGHSKFEKYTLDTHDHPVLDPVWKMYARAIERVGVTATLLEWDDNIPTFDEVHNEALKANRYLNATPTSTALPKAITQEARV, encoded by the coding sequence ATGCCAGCAAATCGTTTTAACGGATTCACAGACTACGGGGTAGGCATCGGTTTGCGCGTTCCGCACTACGAGCACATCTTCACAGAAAAACCGGTTGTCGATTGGTTTGAGATCATCTCCGAAAACTATATGGTGGACGGCGGCCGACCGCTCCATGTTCTCGACCAGATCCTCGATCAGTACCGGGTCGTCCAACACGGCGTCTCCATGTATTTTGGTTCCGCGCAGCCGCTTGATCGAGAACACCTCAAGCGTCTTAAGACACTCACCAAACGTACCAAGACCCCTTGGCTCTCCGACCATCTTTGCTGGGGCTCGGTCGACGGCACCTACACACATGACCTCCTGCCGCTTCCCTATACATTCGAGGCAGCACGCATCACCGCGCAGCGCATTCGCGAAGTCCAGGACTTCCTCGAGATCCCCATTGCAGTAGAAAACGTCAGTAGCTATGCAGAGTTCCACGAATCTGAAATGACGGAATGGGAGTTTCTCAACGAAGTCGTCCATGCAGCAGACTGCGGAATCCTCCTGGACGTCAACAACATCTACGTCTCCTCCCAGAACCATAACTTTGATCCCATGGTCTACGTCGACGCCGTTCCAGCCGACCGCGTTGCTCAGGTCCACATCGCAGGCCATTCCAAGTTTGAGAAGTATACCCTCGATACGCACGATCACCCAGTCCTTGATCCGGTCTGGAAGATGTACGCCCGCGCCATTGAACGCGTCGGCGTTACCGCCACTCTCCTGGAATGGGATGACAACATTCCGACCTTCGATGAGGTCCACAACGAAGCCCTCAAGGCCAACCGCTACCTTAATGCCACACCTACCAGCACCGCGTTGCCGAAAGCCATCACGCAAGAGGCCCGTGTATGA
- a CDS encoding DNA-binding domain-containing protein yields MTLLELQRQMANDVRRPLTPDFEMQQQTEDGRSMEDIASGYIKPNDRLTSFDRLEIYNRQYWFRVISAVSEDFPALAAVLGSKRFDALVLAYLKENPSTSFTLRNLGARLPVWLNGHPEFSPKAKHALILDVAGLEWAYVESFDRARIRSLTLEDLAGLDGDSKLSLQPHLQLLALNYPVDELVLAVRKQTPEYDMMSNAVSELTVHTRPKLPSMRRARVFLAVHRFDNSVYYRRIDHEAYLLFVSLQQRRTLGESLEVSFAASKLTPQQQAAKIQQYFAHAAELGWFCDLPVDVIGVQ; encoded by the coding sequence ATGACGCTCCTTGAACTCCAGCGCCAGATGGCGAACGACGTCCGCCGACCTCTCACGCCAGACTTTGAGATGCAGCAACAAACGGAAGACGGTCGCTCCATGGAAGACATCGCCTCCGGCTATATCAAGCCGAACGACCGTCTCACTTCCTTCGACCGCCTCGAAATCTATAACCGTCAGTATTGGTTCCGCGTCATCTCTGCCGTTTCCGAGGACTTCCCCGCTCTCGCCGCCGTCCTTGGCTCCAAACGTTTTGACGCCCTTGTTCTCGCCTATCTCAAAGAGAATCCCAGCACCTCGTTCACGCTCCGCAACCTCGGCGCACGACTTCCTGTATGGCTAAACGGTCATCCTGAATTCTCTCCTAAAGCAAAGCATGCCCTCATCCTCGACGTCGCCGGACTTGAATGGGCTTATGTCGAATCGTTCGACCGTGCCAGGATCAGATCCCTGACGCTCGAAGACCTGGCTGGCCTTGACGGCGACTCCAAACTTTCGCTGCAGCCGCACCTGCAACTCCTTGCTCTCAACTATCCCGTCGACGAACTCGTGCTCGCCGTGCGCAAGCAGACCCCTGAGTACGACATGATGAGCAACGCCGTATCGGAACTCACCGTCCATACCCGCCCTAAGCTTCCCAGCATGAGACGTGCTCGCGTCTTCCTTGCAGTGCATCGGTTTGATAATTCCGTTTACTACCGCCGCATCGACCATGAAGCCTACCTTCTCTTCGTCTCCTTGCAGCAGCGTCGTACCCTGGGTGAATCTCTCGAAGTTTCCTTTGCAGCAAGCAAACTGACTCCCCAACAGCAAGCCGCGAAGATCCAACAATACTTTGCCCACGCGGCAGAACTCGGCTGGTTTTGCGACCTCCCCGTAGACGTGATTGGCGTGCAATAG
- a CDS encoding WD40/YVTN/BNR-like repeat-containing protein: protein MSRLRRVLALFLVVSAFALSQRPGDFHVVGPGGGGAMFHPLISPHDPSTVVVACDMSGSYITHDGGASWRMFNLRGPVHFFLFDPKLPKVIYAQNNALWRSRDDGETWKLISPTPRTIKDISMASDHADESILPSATPSEPISALAIDPTDSNHLYASAGSTRPALFTSRDAGTHWTFAAPLPEAASKIGIAPESADTLLIVGQHFVVTRRGNFTQQFPTPSSLLDSSAAPTGSGSWIIYAATKNGIFISTDRGASWTSSSLPGVGANVRAIATSFRHPQTAYASYSGLHMDGVLWHRAAWHGVARTQDAGHTWELLWKESTTQAANVQDAWITDRFGTGWGENPLNLTVADQNPGLVYATDFGRTLISTDAGKQWQAAYSHRTPGGDWASTGLDVTTAYGIHFDPFDHHRQFITYTDISLFRSETAGKSWTSSSAGIPEKWINTAYWMVFDPQVKGRAWTVNSGTHDLPRPKMWRHTSSDTFQGGVCRSDDGGRTWTPSGKGMADTAPTDIVIDPFSPANARTLYVAAFGRGVYKSIDDGRSWSLKNSGIRQPSPFAWRLTLAPDHSLYLVVARRSEDGSIGNGGDGALYRSTDGAETWHSVSLPKGVNGPNGLEADPSHPARLFLAAWARSVGAHGKGGGVFRSEDSGQHWTSALSRDQHIYSVTIDPRLPGTVYAAGFESSAWVSRDGGTHWSRISGYNFKWGHRVILDPDDSQQVYISTFGGGVWHGTVTTTPAVLDIATPEMEPLR from the coding sequence ATGAGCCGATTGCGCCGTGTGCTGGCCCTCTTCCTCGTGGTTTCGGCCTTCGCGCTCTCGCAAAGGCCAGGTGATTTTCACGTGGTTGGACCAGGTGGCGGCGGAGCCATGTTTCATCCTTTGATCAGTCCGCACGATCCTTCCACTGTAGTTGTGGCCTGCGACATGAGCGGCTCCTACATCACGCATGATGGTGGCGCATCCTGGCGGATGTTTAATCTGCGGGGCCCGGTACACTTCTTCCTCTTCGATCCGAAGCTTCCCAAGGTCATCTACGCTCAGAACAATGCACTGTGGCGTAGCCGGGATGACGGCGAGACATGGAAGCTCATCTCTCCCACCCCAAGGACTATCAAGGACATCTCGATGGCATCGGATCACGCCGATGAGAGCATCCTGCCGAGTGCTACTCCATCTGAACCTATCTCAGCGCTTGCAATCGACCCAACTGATTCCAACCACCTGTATGCTTCGGCAGGATCGACACGGCCCGCACTTTTTACCTCCAGAGATGCTGGCACTCACTGGACCTTTGCTGCTCCCCTGCCCGAAGCTGCCAGCAAAATCGGGATCGCTCCTGAGAGTGCAGATACTCTGTTGATCGTTGGACAACATTTTGTCGTAACAAGGCGAGGCAATTTTACCCAGCAGTTTCCCACGCCCTCATCGCTCCTCGACTCCTCTGCTGCACCCACCGGATCAGGTTCCTGGATCATCTATGCCGCAACCAAGAACGGTATCTTTATTTCGACGGACCGTGGCGCCTCATGGACATCCTCATCTCTTCCCGGCGTAGGCGCGAACGTCCGCGCAATTGCAACCAGCTTTCGACATCCGCAGACCGCATATGCCTCTTATAGCGGCCTGCATATGGACGGCGTTCTTTGGCACCGGGCCGCATGGCACGGAGTCGCCCGTACTCAGGATGCAGGGCACACGTGGGAGCTCCTATGGAAGGAGTCAACGACACAGGCAGCAAATGTTCAGGATGCGTGGATCACAGACCGATTTGGCACAGGATGGGGAGAAAACCCGCTCAACCTCACGGTTGCAGACCAGAATCCCGGTCTCGTTTATGCCACCGACTTCGGTCGCACGCTCATCTCCACGGATGCTGGCAAGCAGTGGCAAGCAGCTTATTCGCACCGTACGCCAGGCGGAGATTGGGCGAGCACCGGGCTCGATGTCACCACGGCCTACGGCATTCACTTCGACCCATTCGATCATCATCGACAATTCATTACCTACACCGATATATCTCTCTTTCGCAGTGAAACGGCAGGAAAGTCGTGGACAAGCTCCAGCGCCGGAATCCCCGAGAAGTGGATCAACACCGCATACTGGATGGTCTTCGATCCTCAGGTGAAAGGCCGGGCGTGGACCGTGAACAGCGGCACTCACGACCTCCCCCGCCCCAAGATGTGGCGACACACTTCCAGCGACACGTTTCAAGGCGGAGTGTGCCGCAGCGACGATGGAGGACGCACATGGACTCCCTCCGGCAAAGGTATGGCCGACACAGCGCCGACGGACATTGTGATCGATCCTTTCAGCCCTGCCAACGCTCGTACCTTATATGTGGCGGCGTTCGGACGAGGTGTCTACAAGAGCATCGATGATGGCCGAAGCTGGTCGCTGAAGAACTCAGGGATCCGGCAGCCTTCGCCGTTTGCATGGAGACTTACACTCGCCCCCGACCACTCGCTCTATCTCGTCGTTGCACGACGTTCGGAGGACGGCAGCATTGGGAATGGCGGCGATGGTGCGCTTTACCGTTCCACCGACGGCGCGGAGACCTGGCACTCTGTTTCGCTTCCAAAGGGAGTCAACGGACCGAATGGATTGGAGGCAGACCCATCCCATCCCGCGCGTCTGTTTCTGGCCGCCTGGGCGCGATCCGTGGGGGCACACGGTAAGGGCGGCGGCGTCTTCCGCTCTGAAGATTCCGGCCAGCATTGGACCAGCGCTCTGAGCCGCGACCAGCACATCTACTCCGTAACGATCGACCCACGTCTTCCCGGTACCGTCTACGCGGCGGGTTTCGAATCTTCGGCATGGGTCTCACGTGATGGGGGCACACACTGGAGCCGCATCTCCGGCTACAACTTCAAGTGGGGACACCGCGTCATTCTTGACCCCGACGACTCTCAGCAGGTCTACATCAGCACCTTTGGCGGAGGCGTTTGGCACGGTACGGTCACCACTACACCCGCAGTTCTTGACATTGCTACACCAGAGATGGAACCCCTTCGGTGA